The genomic DNA TGGATAAAGAAGGCATTATGCGGGAGATCCGCTCGCATCGGCACTACGAGAAGCCGAGCGAGAAGCGGAGTCGCAAGCAGGCGCGGGCGCGCCTGCGCGCGTTGAAAGGCTGATAGAACCGGTTCGGGCAAAAAACTCTCCTCCACCCGGGGGAGAGTTTTTGCCGTCACGAGGCTTCATGATCATCGGACTGACCACGCGGTGGAATGCCCGTCGCCACACGGAGGGCGAGCGGATGATCGAGGAGATCCTCGCCCTGGGCTTCGACCACGTGGAACTGGGGTACGACCTGCGCCTGGACCTGGTGCCGGGCGTGCTGCGCATGGTGGAACAGAAGGCCGTGCGCGTGTGGAGCCTCCATAACTTCTGCCCCGTTCCCGTGGGCGCGCCGAAGGGGCACCCGGAGTTGTTCAGCCTGTCCAGCCGCGATCCCCGCGAGCGCGAGCGGGCGGTGCAGCACACGGAGCG from Kiritimatiellia bacterium includes the following:
- the rpsU gene encoding 30S ribosomal protein S21 — protein: MSEVKVRKGESVEKALRRLKKKMDKEGIMREIRSHRHYEKPSEKRSRKQARARLRALKG